The Anaerotignum propionicum DSM 1682 sequence GAGTTTCATACTTAATCGAAACTGGTCAAAAGTGTTCTCGCTATATGCGATTGAAAACAGGTTTATTTTAATTCATAAATTTAGGTTTTGTCAATAGATTTGACATAAAATTTTTTTCAAATTTGAATTTCCAATATTTTGCTGTGATAATTCCCAATATATTTAAAAATTATAAAGTTAACATAACTTATATTCAATCTCTGTCGATCAACTGATAAAGGAAGTCTATTTATCATCGTTATCAACATTATAAATATTTGGAAATCACATTTATCCTAAATTTATAAAATTTACATTAATTAACCTATCTCGCACCATAGTACAAAAACGCCAAAGAATTTTCGATGATTATTATCCCACAAAAAATCCAAACTTTACGTGGTTAACTACAAGTATTTTCTGTTAACATAACTTTAGATGTTTTTCGACAAAAACTGCTTTTTTTATTCTTTTCAATTCAATTTTCATCCTCGACATTTTATAATTTCCATCGATTCCCACCAAGTTGTTTTTTCAATAAACAAATCTCCGAGATACTGTTTTTACAATTTCTTTGTGTTATAATAAAGATAAATAAAATTTATGATGCAAAAAATAAAGGGGTATAGATATGCAATTTAAAGCGTTGGAATACTTAGAAGCAATCTATAAATATAAAAGCTTTACAAAAGCGGCTGAAGCACTCTTTGTTTCTCAGCCTGCTATTTCTGCGGCAATTCGCAAGCTTGAAGATGACTTTAATGTAAAATTAATCATTCGAACCCCAAAAAAACTGTTTTTTACCCCTGACGGAGAGACCTTTATTGCAAAAATTATACCCATTTTGGAAGAATTACGTTCCATTGAAAAGGATATGCTTGCAAAAAGCAGAAATCGAAAACAAATTCTGCGCTTAGGCCTTTCCCCAACAGCTCCCCCTGATATTGTTCATCGAATCTATCAAACTTTTCTGCCCTCGTTAGCAGAAAACGAGGAGGTTTTTTTCGATGAAGGAGGTGCTTATTATCACATTCAAAAAATTTCCAACGGAGAAGTTGATGTTGCAATTAACGTAATTCCCGAAGATATTTCAGATTTTCCTGTTGCCTCCATCCCACTATACAGGCAAGAAATATGTCTCTTGCTAAGGGAAGATAGTGAATTGGCGAAATATGATAAAATTCCCATACAACTTCTAAATTCCACTCCCATAACCAGCCTTGGTGCATCCTCTTATTTACCAAAACGATTGGAAATGGAAGCTGCAAAAAGAAACATTCATTTGAAGGTTGTTTCAAAGCATTTGCATCAAACCAGTTATATTGAAGAAATCCTTTTGGGCAATAGCTCCGGCATCATCAATGTGGATGGAAACCATATGTCCCGTGCTTTATATGCCCACAAAGCACTGGTCACAAGGCCTTTTCAGGAACCAATGTATCTGGAAATCGGTATTTTATATCAAAAGGATGGTCATCTCCAGCCACTTACCAAAAGAATTCTCGATTTCATTGAGAATTCTGCAAAATCATCAATATAATCAACAGATAGACCCCAAAAAGGTATGTACACATTTTTGGGGTCTTTTCTATTTTCCAGATAAAATAAATTTTTGAGTTAAAAACGTAAATGAATATATCTTAAGATCATTACTGTTAATGATAAAAAAAAGTTATCTTAAGACAAAAATTATGTATTGTACAAAACAATGTACTTATCTTAAAATGAAAACAAATGAATGTGCTATTTTCTCATTTTTTTTATACCAAGGAGGAAACATTATGTCACAAATGATGAAATGTGTAGTGAAAGAACGACCAGAAGTTGGTGCATTAGCTCTTGTAGAAAGACCCGTTCCAACTTATGGTGCCAACGACATACTGATAAAAGTAAAGGCTGCAGCAGTTTGCGGTACCGATGTTCACATTATGGAATGGAACGAATGGTCCCAAAAACGCATCAATCCCCCCACTATTATTGGCCATGAGTTTGCCGGAGAAGTGATTGCAGTGGGTGATCATGTAACAACAATCAAAATCGGCGATTTGGTTTCAGCAGAAACACATATTGTTTGTAATTCCTGCTCCCTTTGCCACAATGGCAACGAGCATGTCTGCCCTAATACAAAAACCATCGGTGTAGCGAGAGACGGCTGTTTTGCAGAATATATTGCTATTCCTGCTGAAAATGCCATTGTTTATGATCCTTCTACTCCTGTGGAAATTGTCTCCATTATGGAACCCTTTGGTGTAGCAGTTCATGCCGCAATGGAATTCCCCGTTGCCGGAAAAACTGTTTTAGTGAATGGATGCGGCCCCATCGGTGTTATGGCAATCGCAGTTGCAAAAAAATGCGGTGCTGCCAAGGTGTTTGCTGTTGAAATCAACAAACAGCGTAGTGAACTGGCATTAAAAATGGGCGCTGATGAAGTCTTAAACCCCATGGAAGTTGATGTGGTAAAAGAGATTAAAGCAAAAACTGCTTATGGTGCAGAGGTTGTAATCGAGTTTACAGGAAACATCAGAGCAATCAAAACAGCCATTGAGTGCATGGCTCCCGAAGGTAAAATGGCAGCGGCAGGTCTACCTGACGGTTCCGTTGATTTTAACTTTTCCGAATTTGTTTACAGCGGAAAAGTGATTAAGGGCATTGCCGGAAGACTGATGTATAAAACTTGGGAAGATGCAAAGGGCTTAATTGCTGGAGGTTTAGATCTCTCCCCTATTATCACCCACACATTGCCATTGGAAGAATTCCAAGAAGGCTTACGTTTAATGAAAAGCGGAGAATGCTGTAAAGCAATTTTAATTCCGTAATTTAATTTTTGTACTTCTCCTTACCGTTCAGATAAAAATAATAATCTACAAAAGAGAAATTTAAAATACAAAAGTTAAGGGTGTCGATAAAATCGACACCCTTTCAGCACTTTCAATCTTTTTACAAATTAGTCTATAACAAAATGATGCGTTCCTGCAAGTAACCAATAGGTCTTAAAACGCCCTATTTCCCTTAGGCGCATCACATCCGTTTTAAAACTAGATATTTACTCTTAAGTGCATAACGTAGTCCTTTTACTATTTATTGTAGCATTAAAAAACTGATATATAGTGAAATGCTAATGTGAGAGATTTAAAGACTTCATCTTCTCTCTATTGCATCTCAACTTCATCCTCTGCAAAAATTTCTTCTCCATCTTCCCAAAGGGGCATACTGACGATTGCCTTAAATAAGTCTCCATCCACCTTAATGCCAAAGGTGCCTCCTTGGGCTTCTGCCAAGCTCTGTGCAATGGAAAGCCCCAGTC is a genomic window containing:
- a CDS encoding LysR family transcriptional regulator — encoded protein: MQFKALEYLEAIYKYKSFTKAAEALFVSQPAISAAIRKLEDDFNVKLIIRTPKKLFFTPDGETFIAKIIPILEELRSIEKDMLAKSRNRKQILRLGLSPTAPPDIVHRIYQTFLPSLAENEEVFFDEGGAYYHIQKISNGEVDVAINVIPEDISDFPVASIPLYRQEICLLLREDSELAKYDKIPIQLLNSTPITSLGASSYLPKRLEMEAAKRNIHLKVVSKHLHQTSYIEEILLGNSSGIINVDGNHMSRALYAHKALVTRPFQEPMYLEIGILYQKDGHLQPLTKRILDFIENSAKSSI
- the tdh gene encoding L-threonine 3-dehydrogenase, encoding MSQMMKCVVKERPEVGALALVERPVPTYGANDILIKVKAAAVCGTDVHIMEWNEWSQKRINPPTIIGHEFAGEVIAVGDHVTTIKIGDLVSAETHIVCNSCSLCHNGNEHVCPNTKTIGVARDGCFAEYIAIPAENAIVYDPSTPVEIVSIMEPFGVAVHAAMEFPVAGKTVLVNGCGPIGVMAIAVAKKCGAAKVFAVEINKQRSELALKMGADEVLNPMEVDVVKEIKAKTAYGAEVVIEFTGNIRAIKTAIECMAPEGKMAAAGLPDGSVDFNFSEFVYSGKVIKGIAGRLMYKTWEDAKGLIAGGLDLSPIITHTLPLEEFQEGLRLMKSGECCKAILIP